The Capra hircus breed San Clemente chromosome 12, ASM170441v1, whole genome shotgun sequence region ACTTTGAAAGACTTGATTGTGTGTTTCTTCTGCTTCAAACTCTATCAGCACAATCATGGTGGGTATTTAGGTGACCCCAGGCATGTTAAGTTGTTGTTTGGGGGTAATTTAAAACTTTGACCTAAAAGCCAACTTGTGAGGGACTGTGAGTATTTTCTTTCACATAGTAGCTCAGAGACACATTTAGCCCCACTATATTCCACTGCACTTTCAGTTTTCTGGGATACTTACTTCCTATTTTCCGttcaaaaactatttaaaaagcaTGTCAGAGTTTCATTTCAGCAATGAATGGTGGCCATTAATTGGGTGTATCTCTTAAAGCAAAGGCTGTTGTAGCCttaaaacaataattatttttgtaaatggcCATCagtcagtgagtcagttcagttgctcagtcgtgtccgactctttgtgaccctatgaactgcagcacgccaggcctccctgtccatcaccaactcccagagtttactcaaactcatgtccattgagtcagtgatgccatcccaccatctcatcctctgtcatccccttctcctcccatcttcaatggCCATAGTTATGTAAAAAAATGGCCACAGTTATGTAAAAAATCCAATTATTCACCTATCAATTCATGAATATCATAAAACAAGTCTGATGTTTTCAAGTGAACTTGATTTTTACTACCATCTCCCTTTCAGTACTTGTGACCACCTACCTTGtacatgaggttattgatatttctcccagcaatcttgattccagcttgtgtttcttccagcccagcgtttctcatgatgtactctgcaaataagttaaataagcagggtgacaatatacagccttgacgtactccttttcctatttggaaccagtctgttgttccatgtccatttctaactgttgcttcctgacctgcacataggtttttcaagaggcaggtcaggtggtctggtatgcccatttcttgaagaattttccagtttattgtgatccacacagtcaaagactttggcatagtcaataatgcagaaatagatgtttttctggaactctcttgctttttcgatgatccagtgatgttggcaatttgatctctggttcctctgccttttctaaaaccagcttgaacatctggaagttcacggtacacatattgctgaagcctggcttggagaattttgagcattactttgctagtgtgtgagatgagtgcaattgtgtggtagtttgagcattctttggcattgcctttctttgggattgggatgaaaactgaccttttccagtcctgtggccactgctgagttttccaaatttgctggcatattgagtacagcactttcacagcatcatctttcaggattcgaaacagctccactggaattccatcacctccactagctttgttcctagtgatgctttccaaggcccacttgacttcacattccaggatgtctggctctagatgagtgatcacaccatcatgattatctgggtcgtgaagatcttttttgtacagttcttgtgtgtattcttgccatctcttcttaatatcttttgcttctgttaggtccagaccatttctgtcctttatcaagcccatctttgcatgaaatgttcccttggtatctctaatttccttgaagagatttctagtctttcccattctgttgttttcctctatttctttgcaccgatcgctgaagaaggctttcttatctcttcttgctattctctggaactctgcattcagatgcctatatctttccttttctcctttgcttttcgcttctcttcttttcacagctatttgtaaggcctcctcagacagccattttgcttttttgcatttcttttccatggggatggtcttgatcgctgtctcctgtacagtgtcacaaacctcattccatagttcatcaggcactctatctatcaggtctaggcccttaaatctatttctctcttccactgtataatcattagggatttgatttaggtcatacctgaatggtctagtggttttccctactttctttaagtctgaatttagcaataagaagttcatggtctgagccacagtctgctcctggtcttatttttgctgactgtatagagcttctccatctttggctgcaaagaatataatcaatctgattttggtgttcaccatctggtaatgtccatgtgtacagtcttctcttgtattgctggaagagggtgtttgctatgaccagtgccttctcttggcaaaacgctattatgcagatgacaccaccctcatggcagaaagtgaggaggaactaaaaagcttcttgatgaaagtgaaagaggagagtgaaaaagttggcttaaagctcaacattcagaaaacgaagatcatggcatttggtcccatcacttcatggcaaatagatggggaaacagtggaaacagcgtcagactttatttttttggctccaaaatcactgcagatggtgattgcagccatgaaattaaaagacacttactccttggaaggaaagttatgaccaacctagatagcatattcaaaagcagagacattactttgccaacaaaggtccatctagtcaaggctatggtttttccagtggtcatatatggatgtgagagttgggactgtgaagaaagctgaatgctgaagaatcgatgcttttgaactgtggtgttggagaagactcttgagagtcccttggactgcaaggagatccaaccagtccattctacaggagatcagcactgggtgttcattggaaggactgatgctgaagctgaaactccaatactttggccacctcatgtgaagagttgactcactggcaaagactctgatgctgggagggattgggggcaggaggagaaggggacgacagaggatgagatggctggatgtcatcactgacttgatagacatgagttggagtgaactctgggagttggtgatggacagggaggcctggcatgctgcgattcatggggtcacaaagagtcagacacgactgagcgactgaactgaactttgtaccTATGTCCTCTGGGTTGCACAGTGGTTAATGGcacagtctgcctgccaatgcaacagacttgggggtttgatccctgtgtggggaagatcccctggagaaggaaatggcaacccactccagtagtcttgcctgttaaattccatggacagaggagcctgacaggctccagtccatgcgatcacaaagTCTGCTGCCTCTGAGCAGGCGTGCACTTCCTACTGACCCCAGAACTCCTTAAAAACACGTAGTCCTACTTCTGAATTTAGTGAAGGAGAGCACAGAAAAAGCAATATATCAAAACTGGTACAAGCTATACAGGGGTGCTGAGCATGTGCTTCTCTATACTGCAATAGAATGGTGAGGTTCCTAACCTTTTAGGGGATGGAAAGAGGGGACAAGTTTAGAGAAAGCTAAAAGGTAACATGCTGAATCTACTATTATGCATCTTTCAAACCCTGCCATGTATGTTTTTAACAAGCTTCTGAAATAGGACTGCTAGATCTGGCTGTGAGATTTAGTGAATCAGAGGTCTGACCATAAACGTTTAGTCCCTCAACACTAAGTTGAAAAAAAACATTTCTAAGGTTTCCTatactgtgtttttgttttcttggttcCTAGGTGAGAAGTACATTTTGTTTAGTGGTCAAATATGCTTAGGGCTAGAACGTTTTGACTTGTAATGGCCAGAGCAGCAACTTCCAGTTAAGTTGCCTCCAATCAAACCTAACCCTGCTTCTGTAGAACTatgcaggtcttttttttttttttttttcctttcttttttccaaactgGAACTGCAGACAGTTCTTTTTCTAATCGCAAAGGTGGTCTTCATTGATCATTGTCCTCACGTTGCCACCATGACCAGGCCACTTTGTCTTTCAAGTCAAAACCAATGCGGCCTACAGCCTGGACAATTACAGGGAAAGCTATCCCTGTGGGCGATTAGCTCCACCTGTTgaggtcagtttttttttttcccccactgggcCGGGCTGCTTCCCTCCAGGTAACGACGGATTGCAAGCGCTCCCTTTCTGGAGATGAGCTCCTTTCGGCCGTTGAGGGCAGAAAGCAGCAACATCTGCCGGCTCGCTCGCCCCTGCCCGTCGAAGGGGTCGAGGGGACCGCATGGCAGCTGCCACCGCGCAGCACAAAAGGGGGCGCCGCTCGCGAGTAGCCACCGGCCTTCCGCGGACCCCGAGGCTCGGGGGTACCCTCGGAGCCGGCGAGGGCGGCGCGGCCCGGGGGGCAAGCCCAGGTGCGGCGAGGCGAAGAGAAGGGCCCAGCCGCGCGCCTAGGAGGAACGCCTGACTCATGTCGTGGCGGCGGCGGACTCCTGGGAACTGAAACTCGTGATGCTTTTGCTGCGGAGAAAAGCCTCATTACCCATTCCACAGGCGGGGGCCGGCGGGGGACACACCACCCGGGGCGCGGACACCCGAGTCCCGGGAACCCGGCGGCCTCCGCGGGCCCCTCCGCCCGCCGCGTGCCCGCGCGCGCGCCGGCCGCGTGTGGAAAAAGGAGCGGACACGCCTAACAGGCGCGCGCGCTCcgcgccccgccccacccccccatgGGCCGACCCGGATTCTCTCCCCCGCGGCCGAaattccccaccccccccccaccgccggcGCCTCAGTCAACCTTCGGCAATTTCCGCCGGGACACCCGGCGCTCGGCGAGGCCCGAagacccgccgccgccgccgccgccgccgccgcctccttctACCGCCAGACCCGGCTTTATGTCTGCGGCGCCGGGGCGCATGCGCAGACGCCATCTTCCCTCCTTCTCCTCAGCCGGCCcccctcccgccgccgccgccgccgccgccgccgccgctgccaccGCCTCCGCCTCCTCTCGCCCGCGGtcgcccctcctcctcctcctgcgcTCGGGCGCTGGTCCCTCCTCTCCCGATGCCGCGAGAGACCGGGGGATACGGCGGAGCCGGAGAAGAGCACTAGTAACAACCACCACAGCCCCCTCCTCGCCCGCCGCCCTCCCTCGGCACCCACCCACTCACCCGCCCCGTTCGCCGACACCGACCAAACCCCACCTCTCGTTCCTTTGAACGGCGTCGGCTGCAGTCGCTGCACCAGCCCCGTCTGGCCACCAACGCCGCCGAGAGAGGAGTCGCCGTCGCCTGCGGCCCCCTCCCGCCCGGGCCGCGGGAGCAGCGGGGCTGAGAGGACCAACCGGCTGCGGAGGACAAGGACGAAGCGGCTCGCACCACCGCCGGCGCTCCTCAGCGCACGTCCCGCCGCCCTCCGGGGAGGCTCGGGCGCCGGCCCCTTCCTCCCCGAGGACGTGTGCCGAGCTGAGGCGCCTGCCCGGAGGGAGGAAAATGCTCGGGCTCCATGGCTGCCAGTGATGGAGCGGTCCCTGGGCTCCCgctgccaccgccgccgccgcgccccgGCCGTGCTCCGCGAGGACCCGGCGTCTCTGCGCGCCCGCCCGCGCCCCGTTGCTGGGCTCACCGTACCGGGCGCCCCGCCGCCCGAGCCTCGCCGCGCCGGCCCCAGTCGCGGCCAGCGTTTCCTTAcggagcagcagcagccgccgcgAGCCCAGGGGGTTTGAAAGGGTCCGCGGGGCCGTGGGGGGAGGAGGCCCGAGCCGGGCCGGCGGGGCCGGGAGCGGAGGTTTGAGCGACACTGACTGAGCTCGGGGCTCGCCGCCGGCAGCCGCGGCGGCGCTGGGGGGCGGCGAGGGGAAGGCGACACTCGCTCGGCGCCGCCTTCGTGCAGGGCGACCGGGAGGCTTTTTgcagcggccgccgccgccgccgacgggaggaggggcagaggtggCTCCGGAGTTGTCCGGAGAAGGTGGGCATTTCTTGGCttttcccacccccctcccctcgcctccccgctcccctccccaccccctccctcccgccccgCACCCCACGTGAAGCGGAGTATAAAGGGGGTGTGAGGCCAGAGGGGAAAGTGGATGGCGAAGGACTGAAGGGGTGCCCCCCTTCGGGTCCCTGGCCGCCCCGTTCACCCTCGTCCATCCTCCCTTCCCGAAGCTCGCCCTCGAAGGCAGGAACGGCCGGCGCCTGcggctgaggaggaggaggaggaggtgggggaatCGCGCCGGGCGGAGCGTCAGGTCCCGTTTTCCTCCTCGGCGTCTTGAATACAAAGATTACGGTGCAGAAGGAAATTGCACTCGCCTtctccgccccccgccccggtACCCAACACAATGCACCAGCCGCCCGAGTCCACGGCGGCCGCGGCCGCTGCAGACATGAGTGCTAGGAAGATGGCGCACCCGGCAATGTTCCCTCGAAGGGGCAGCGGCGGGGGCAGCGCCTCAGCTCTCGGTGCAGCAGGTACCGGCGTCGGTAGTAGTGCCCCATCTGCCGAGGATTTTCCGCCTCCGTCGCTGCTCCAGCCGCTGCCTCCTGCAGCATCTTCTCTGTCGGGACCACAGCCTCCGCCTCCACAAAGCCTGAACCTCCTTTCGCAGGCTCAGCTGCAGGCACAGCCTCTTGCGCCAGGCGGAAcgcagatgaaaaagaaaagtggctTCCAGATAACGAGCGTGACCCCGGCTCAGATCTCCGCTAGCATCAGCTCGAACAACAGCATCGCAGAGGACACGGAGAGCTACGACGACTTGGATGAGTCTCATACGGAAGATCTGTCGTCTTCCGAGATCCTTGATGTGTCGCTTTCCAGGGCTACGGACTTAGGGGAGCCTGAACGCAGCTCCTCGGAAGAGACTCTCAATAACTTCCAGGAAGCCGAGACACCTGGGGCGGTCTCTCCTAACCAGCCCCACCTTCCTCAGCCTCATTTGCCTCACCTTCCACAACAGAACGTTGTGATCAATGGGAGTGCTCATCCACACcccctccatcaccaccatcccatTCATGGCCACCACCTGCACCACGggcaccaccatccatctcaTGCCGGTGTGGCCAGTACATCCATCCCTGGAGGGCCGCCCTCAAGCCCAGTGTCCAGAAAACTCTCGGCCGCGGGAAGCTCTGACGGTGTTATGCCAGTGGCACCAACTTCTGCTGTATCATCGAGTGGCTCGCCGGCATCTGTCATGACTAGTATCCGTGCTCCGAGTACTACCGGCAGCCTAGGTATAAATTCTGTTACGGGCACCAATACGATGAATAACGTTAACATCACTGCTGTGGGTAGTTTTAATCCTGCTGTGACCAGCAGCATGCTTGGTAACGCTAATATAAGTGTGAGCACTATCCCCAGTGCTGCTAGTATGAGTGTCGGGCCTGCAGTGAGCAGCGGGGTTAATGTGAATATCTTGAGTGGCATGGGCAATGGTACGATTGCTTCCTCCGCGGCCTTTAACAGCGCTGCCAGTGCAGCAGTGGGCATGACAGTGGGGGCCGTTTCGAGTCAGCAACAACAGCCAACCGTTAACACGTCCAGGTTCAGAGTCGTGAAGTTAGATTCTACTTCTGAGCCTTTCAAAAAAGGTCGATGGACTTGCACTGAGTTCTATGAAAAAGAAAACGCCGCCGTACCTGCCACCGAAGGGGTGGTGGTAAATAAGGTGGTGGAAAGTGTAAGACAgaacacgaccgaagcgacttccGAGAGGGAGAGCACGAGTGGGAGCTCTGTGAGCAGCAGCGTCAGCACACTGAGTCACTACACGGAGAGTGTGGGCAGCGGAGAGATGGGCACCCTGGCGGCCCCGCCGGTGCAGCCGCAGCCGCCCCCGACCCTTCCAGGGGTGGCCCTTCCGCAGATGGACTTCAGCAGCACCGCTCCACAGGGCATTTCAGCAGTTAGCATCCCTCAGAGTATTTCTCAGTCGCAGATCTCGCAGGTTCAGTTACCGTCTCAAGAACTGGGCTATCAGCCGAAGCCAGGTCTTCCACCAGTACCTCTGCAAGCCGGTATTCAGCCGTCACCTGTTGGCGTGGTGGGCGTCACTTCGGCTTTAGGTCAGCAGCCTTCCATCGCCAGCCTGGCTCAACCCCAACTGCCCTATTCCCAGGCGGCCCCCCCAGTGCAAGCTCCCCTGTCAGGGGCGCCACCCCAACAGGTACAATATGGCCAGCCGGCGCCAGCTGTGGCCACTCCAATGGCCCCAAGCCACGGTACATCAGTAACTCCGAACCCAGCCTCCGAGTATGTTCAGCCCTCACCGCTTCTCCAAACAGCGGTATCCTCTGGACAGCCCACTTCTGCAGGGGTGGCCGTGGGAGCCACGGTGATTCCTATGGCTCAGCCACAGAGCATCCAGCTCCCAGTGCAGCCCGCGGCAGTCCAGGCACAACCTGCAGGGGCAGCTGGCCAACCTGTTGGCAAGGCTCACACGACAGTAGCTGCGGTACCTCCCGGCAGTCAAATCGCAAATATTGGTCAACAGACAAGCCTACCATCGGCACTGCAGCAGCCCTCCACCCAAGTCACACCTTCAGTTATCCAGCAAGGTGCTCCTCCGTCTTCACAGATAGTGCCACCTGCTCCAGCTGCGATCCTTCATCAGGGAGTTCAGCCCAGCGCTtcaagccttcctcagcaactgGTCATTGCACCCCAGAGTACCCTGTTACCTGTGCCTCCCCAGCCACAGGGGGTCGAGTCGGTAGCTCCAGGAGTGGTTTCGAAGCAGTTGCCTGCAGTTAGTCCTTTGCCCTCTGCTAGTAGTATTTCTGTTACAAATCAGGTTAGTTCAGCTGGTCCTTCTGGACTGCCTTCTGCCCCGACAAACTTGGTTCCGTCACAGAATATAGCACAAGCCCCCGCCACTCAGAATGGTAATTTGGTTCAAAGTGTCAGTCAGCCTCCCTTGCTAGCATCTAATATAAATTTGCCTTTGGCGCAACAGCTACCACTCAGTTCTGTTCAATTCTCCGCACAATCATTAGCTCAGGCAATTGGAAGCCAAATCGAAGATGCCAGGCGCCCAGTGGAACCCTCCTTAGTTGGCTTACCTCAGACCATCAGTGGTGACAGTGGGGGAGTGTCAGCAGTTTCAGatggcagtagcagcagccttgcagcctctgcttctcttttcccGTTGAAGGTGCTACCGCTGACGACACCCCTGGTGGATGGCGAGGATGAGAGGTAAGCTCACGCCGTGTTTCTGCAGGCATTCAACAGATTCAAGAGTTCCTCTATTTAGTCACTGCATATGCACAGGGTTAGTCTAAAAGCATTATctacttttttcctctttagagGTGAACGAGCATTTTTCTGGTAAGTTTTCTAGAGCAGGAGTGTGATGGAATGGTTTCAAACTGCTTAGGAAGTGGTCCAAGTAAAACGTAAACAACACTTGACAAAATAGTTTTTGAACATTAAGAGTAGGTATGGGAGCCCCAAGCGATTTTGTTATTTACGAGATGGTTTTTTAGAATTAATTATGAACAGAAGCTTAATATTTGCTAACCCAGCTTAATAGTTCATATCTTCTTTTGACTTACTAAAATCGTTACGATCAtctcttgggggcaggaggggaggttGTGGTTCCCACATTTGTTTCTCCTTCACTGAACTGGATGACCCAAAGTTCTACTGTGTTTGCTATTAGTCTGAAAAAGATCATGTTACTGCTTTTCCTAGTCAGATATTATAGGAAAGGTGACCTAAGCTGGGTTATACAGGTTGCTTTCAAACTAATTGACCGACTTTTGTGTACTTATTTAATGGTGGTTTTATCTGAGCCGTAAAGAAATAGGAATGGTAAAGTGTTTTGTGGGGAAGGAGGGGCATACACTTAAAAACAGCCCAATTTATCTTTGACAGTAGTATGCagtatgtttttccttttgcatAGTAGATCAAGATGGTAGCTGTTTTAAAGAGTAAAGAAAGAGAATGTCTTGGAGTGTTGAATTTTTAGAGACATGAAACTGACTTTGTTCTCCTGCTAATCTACTCCACTTGTTCTCTTCTCTGACCAGAGAAATACAGAAAGCCTAAAATACATTACTAGACCATTGTTTTCTTAATAGGATTGGTAATAATATGGTGATTTTTTGAATCAAATTGTGTCTTTGAAGTTGGCCAGCTAGAAGAGTTGTGAAATCTCTCATGATATTACATGGCTTTAAATTAAGTCGATTTTTAAAGGAATGTTCTTTTCACAGATTTGCCTTACTAACCTTGATCAAAGTAATAGTTTTGATCAAGGAGTTTTGACAGAGGCTATTCATTTTCACTGTGGAACTTTGAATAAATGTGAAAGATACTTAAATATTTTAGTATTGGAGATTTTTGTGATTGAACTTTTATTAAGCCAGTTGGAACATTTACATTCTAAATGTATATCTGTGATTTTTACTTTGGAAAAATTGAGCATATTTCAAAAGAATTGccattttagaaaaacaaaagccaaatgtTTCAGTgaggccttcttttttttttttttttttttttaaaattacttaaaagaTATAAGGTAAAGGCATGGttaattgaaataatttaaattcttGCCTTTGAAGATTCTTATTTTTCTAAGTCATATATAGAATCTTGTTATCTAGCCACATGTATTCTGTATCATGTATACAAGGCTATACTTTAAAAGAGAGACTTCTTTTAGGAGCTGGTTTCCTTAATAGTTGTATTATAATTATTGCTAAACCTTTAAATTTATCAAATCATGCTAATACAcatctataattttaaataattaacttaCCTCAGATACTCAGGTTTTCTAAATCTAGTGAGTGTGATCTGAGTAAAACCCCTATAAGAACAGGTATATTATGTGGATGCTAAATTTAGAGAAGTAAAAGATGGGTGGATACACAAATGAAAACCACATACTTTGAATTCAAACCTGCCATGATTTTTACTGATTACCATTGTGGTCTCCTGGCatgactttttcctttttgttttctcctcCTGGTGGTAGGGCATGATAGAACTTTCCATAACATGGTGTTCCAGACGATTAAAGTCAGATGCTGCTACTTACAGTTCGGTTTTTAACTATAGAGCTAGAGTCCCAGTTTAAGATATTAGAACAGAATCAATTTTTCCATATAGCAGCTGAGATGAGGACTAATTAGGGGCAAATTATGTAAAATGGTTTGAAATTAAAGGGGCAAAACAGATACtgagaaatataattaaatattggtGTACAGTAACTTGAGTTGACTGTACTTGTTTTGAATTAACCACATATTTGAGCTTTTGTTAACATCCTTTAAATTCTGTAATATCAAAATGACCCCTAAAATAGCTGTAAAGTTCAGATCTGGTAaatttgtgtattattttcttGGCATTTTACTGCAGATTATCACTGTAGTTTGGAAAAAAATTGTTAAGtgataatgatttaaaaaattgtttttacctttttcttcCCATGTTAGTTTCTGTGTCCTTTGTGTCTCCTGGGCTTCACCTATGGATCTCATGGGAGAAAAGGATACATTGTAATGTCGGTGTTATGACTTAGAAAACACATTAGCAATACAACTTTTAGGTGGTAGGATACATGAAGATTGGCTGTTCTTTAGTCATCTTTTGAAATAATATTGACAcggtaaattttaaaatgttggtaaCACGTGTCTACTGGTGTTGGCTACTGGCACAGACTATAAAGATTAGAAAACATGATCAGGCCTTAAGATTATgtatgatctttaaaaaaaaaatctcattaaaaaggtcttaatgtcttaatgtcttccctggtggctcagatggtaaagaatctgcctgcagtgcaggagtcctgagtttggtccctgggttgggaagatcccctggagaagtgaatggctacccactcccgtattcttgcctagagaattccgtggactaggagcctggtgggctacaatccacggggttgcaaagagttgggcacaactgggTGGCTAGCAAACAAAACACGTAATGTTTTAGGT contains the following coding sequences:
- the TSC22D1 gene encoding TSC22 domain family protein 1 isoform X5, with the translated sequence MHQPPESTAAAAAADMSARKMAHPAMFPRRGSGGGSASALGAAGTGVGSSAPSAEDFPPPSLLQPLPPAASSLSGPQPPPPQSLNLLSQAQLQAQPLAPGGTQMKKKSGFQITSVTPAQISASISSNNSIAEDTESYDDLDESHTEDLSSSEILDVSLSRATDLGEPERSSSEETLNNFQEAETPGAVSPNQPHLPQPHLPHLPQQNVVINGSAHPHPLHHHHPIHGHHLHHGHHHPSHAGVASTSIPGGPPSSPVSRKLSAAGSSDGVMPVAPTSAVSSSGSPASVMTSIRAPSTTGSLGINSVTGTNTMNNVNITAVGSFNPAVTSSMLGNANISVSTIPSAASMSVGPAVSSGVNVNILSGMGNGTIASSAAFNSAASAAVGMTVGAVSSQQQQPTVNTSRFRVVKLDSTSEPFKKGRWTCTEFYEKENAAVPATEGVVVNKVVESVRQNTTEATSERESTSGSSVSSSVSTLSHYTESVGSGEMGTLAAPPVQPQPPPTLPGVALPQMDFSSTAPQGISAVSIPQSISQSQISQVQLPSQELGYQPKPGLPPVPLQAGIQPSPVGVVGVTSALGQQPSIASLAQPQLPYSQAAPPVQAPLSGAPPQQVQYGQPAPAVATPMAPSHGTSVTPNPASEYVQPSPLLQTAVSSGQPTSAGVAVGATVIPMAQPQSIQLPVQPAAVQAQPAGAAGQPVGKAHTTVAAVPPGSQIANIGQQTSLPSALQQPSTQVTPSVIQQGAPPSSQIVPPAPAAILHQGVQPSASSLPQQLVIAPQSTLLPVPPQPQGVESVAPGVVSKQLPAVSPLPSASSISVTNQVLPLTTPLVDGEDESSSGASVVAIDNKIEQAMDLVKSHLMYAVREEVEVLKEQIKELIEKNSQLEQENNLLKTLASPEQLAQFQAQLQTGSPPATTQPQGTTQPPAQPASQGSGPTA
- the TSC22D1 gene encoding TSC22 domain family protein 1 isoform X6, translated to MHQPPESTAAAAAADMSARKMAHPAMFPRRGSGGGSASALGAAGTGVGSSAPSAEDFPPPSLLQPLPPAASSLSGPQPPPPQSLNLLSQAQLQAQPLAPGGTQMKKKSGFQITSVTPAQISASISSNNSIAEDTESYDDLDESHTEDLSSSEILDVSLSRATDLGEPERSSSEETLNNFQEAETPGAVSPNQPHLPQPHLPHLPQQNVVINGSAHPHPLHHHHPIHGHHLHHGHHHPSHAGVASTSIPGGPPSSPVSRKLSAAGSSDGVMPVAPTSAVSSSGSPASVMTSIRAPSTTGSLGINSVTGTNTMNNVNITAVGSFNPAVTSSMLGNANISVSTIPSAASMSVGPAVSSGVNVNILSGMGNGTIASSAAFNSAASAAVGMTVGAVSSQQQQPTVNTSRFRVVKLDSTSEPFKKGRWTCTEFYEKENAAVPATEGVVVNKVVESVRQNTTEATSERESTSGSSVSSSVSTLSHYTESVGSGEMGTLAAPPVQPQPPPTLPGVALPQMDFSSTAPQGISAVSIPQSISQSQISQVQLPSQELGYQPKPGLPPVPLQAGIQPSPVGVVGVTSALGQQPSIASLAQPQLPYSQAAPPVQAPLSGAPPQQVQYGQPAPAVATPMAPSHGTSVTPNPASEYVQPSPLLQTAVSSGQPTSAGVAVGATVIPMAQPQSIQLPVQPAAVQAQPAGAAGQPVGKAHTTVAAVPPGSQIANIGQQTSLPSALQQPSTQVTPSVIQQGAPPSSQIVPPAPAAILHQGVQPSASSLPQQLVIAPQSTLLPVPPQPQGVESVAPGVVSKQLPAVSPLPSASSISVTNQVLPLTTPLVDGEDESCWHFSKLAGRARRK
- the TSC22D1 gene encoding TSC22 domain family protein 1 isoform X1, giving the protein MHQPPESTAAAAAADMSARKMAHPAMFPRRGSGGGSASALGAAGTGVGSSAPSAEDFPPPSLLQPLPPAASSLSGPQPPPPQSLNLLSQAQLQAQPLAPGGTQMKKKSGFQITSVTPAQISASISSNNSIAEDTESYDDLDESHTEDLSSSEILDVSLSRATDLGEPERSSSEETLNNFQEAETPGAVSPNQPHLPQPHLPHLPQQNVVINGSAHPHPLHHHHPIHGHHLHHGHHHPSHAGVASTSIPGGPPSSPVSRKLSAAGSSDGVMPVAPTSAVSSSGSPASVMTSIRAPSTTGSLGINSVTGTNTMNNVNITAVGSFNPAVTSSMLGNANISVSTIPSAASMSVGPAVSSGVNVNILSGMGNGTIASSAAFNSAASAAVGMTVGAVSSQQQQPTVNTSRFRVVKLDSTSEPFKKGRWTCTEFYEKENAAVPATEGVVVNKVVESVRQNTTEATSERESTSGSSVSSSVSTLSHYTESVGSGEMGTLAAPPVQPQPPPTLPGVALPQMDFSSTAPQGISAVSIPQSISQSQISQVQLPSQELGYQPKPGLPPVPLQAGIQPSPVGVVGVTSALGQQPSIASLAQPQLPYSQAAPPVQAPLSGAPPQQVQYGQPAPAVATPMAPSHGTSVTPNPASEYVQPSPLLQTAVSSGQPTSAGVAVGATVIPMAQPQSIQLPVQPAAVQAQPAGAAGQPVGKAHTTVAAVPPGSQIANIGQQTSLPSALQQPSTQVTPSVIQQGAPPSSQIVPPAPAAILHQGVQPSASSLPQQLVIAPQSTLLPVPPQPQGVESVAPGVVSKQLPAVSPLPSASSISVTNQVSSAGPSGLPSAPTNLVPSQNIAQAPATQNGNLVQSVSQPPLLASNINLPLAQQLPLSSVQFSAQSLAQAIGSQIEDARRPVEPSLVGLPQTISGDSGGVSAVSDGSSSSLAASASLFPLKVLPLTTPLVDGEDESSSGASVVAIDNKIEQAMDLVKSHLMYAVREEVEVLKEQIKELIEKNSQLEQENNLLKTLASPEQLAQFQAQLQTGSPPATTQPQGTTQPPAQPASQGSGPTA